The window GTCGAATCCATCAGAGCTCGGCCGGGGGCGTCAGCTCGAGAGCAGCTCCCGGAACGGCAGGGTCTTGTCGGGGCGCGCCTCCGCGGGAAGGCCGAGGACGCGCTCGCCGATGACGTTGCGCTGGATCTGCTCGGTGCCGCCGCCGATGCGGATGCCCCACTGACCGAGGAACTGCTGCTGCCAGAGGCCGTTCTGCGTCGCGTCGCTGCCGATCAGCATTCCGGCCGCGCCCTGGATCGCGAGCGCGAGGTCGCCGTTCCGCGCGACGTGCTCCGACATCGACAGCTTCAGCACGGAGCTCTCCGGCCCGGGCATCTTCCCGGCGCGGATCGCGGCCTGCGCACGCGCGCCGAGGTACCTGATGACCTCGAAGCGGATGAACGCGTCGGCGAGGCCCTGCCGGATCACGGGGTCGCCGGCGACCCCGTACTCCTGCGCGAGACGCTTGAAGTCGCCGAAGCCGACACCCGCCCCGCCGCCGGTGCCACCGCCGATCATGTTGCGCTCGTTCGCGAGCGTCGTCTGCGCGACCGCCCATCCGCCGTTCACCTCGCCGAGGACGTTCGCGACCGGGATGCGCACGTCGCTCAGGAACACCTCGTTGAAGTGCGCGACGCCGTTGATCTGCCGGAGCGGCCGCACGTCGATGCCCGGCGTGCGCATGTCGACGAGGAAGTACGTGATGCCGCGGTGCTTCGGGACGTCGACGTCGGTGCGCGCGAGCAGGATCCCCATGTCGCTGTGGTGAGCACCCGAGTTCCAGACCTTCTGCCCGTCGACGACGAACTCGTCGCCGTCGCGCACGGCCCGGGTCCGCAGCCCGGCGAGGTCGGAGCCGGCGCCCGGCTCGCTGAACAGCTGGCACCACACCTCGTCGCCCCGGAGCAACGCGGGGATGTATCGGTACTTCTGCTCCTCGGTGCCGTGCGCGAGCAACGTCGGCACCACCATCCCGAGCCCGACCGCGAACACACCCGAGTTCACGTCGAAGCGGGCCTGCTCCTGGGCGAAGATGCGAGCCTGCTTCGCGGTGCCGCCCCTGCCGCCGTACTCCTTCGGCACGTTGATCCCCGCGAACCCGCCTTCGAACAGCGTCCGCTGCCACTCCCGGCACAACCGGACGTGCTCGGCGTCGGCCGCGGGCGAGTTGTCCGCCGACGCGTACCGACGCGTGAATTCGCTCTCACCTCGCCGAGGCTTCGCGTGCGCGGCGAGCCAGGCGCGCGCCTCCTCCCGGAAGGCGCGGTCCTCGGGGGACTCTTGCTCATGGTCGCGCTCGCTGCGAGGCGGGATACCCGCCTCGCGGCCGCTCGCCGCTCCGTACTCATGGTCGCGCTCGCTCACTGCGCTCCGATGACGGGTATCGGCTCGACCTTGGCCACGAGGTCCCGCACGACGGGGCCGAGCTCGCCGGGCTCCCAGCGGTCGCCCTTGTCCGCGCCGGGCAGCGGCCGCCAGTTGTCGGCGATCCAGACCTGACCGCCGACGACCTCGAACACGTGACCGGTCACGCCGTCGGCGTCGTTGCTGCCGAGCCACACGACGAGCGGCGAGATGTTCGCGGGGTCCATCACGTCGAACCCCTCCGCGGGCTTGGCCATCATCTCGGGGAACGTGTCCTCGGTCATCCGCGTCCGGG is drawn from Acidimicrobiia bacterium and contains these coding sequences:
- a CDS encoding acyl-CoA dehydrogenase family protein, whose translation is MSERDHEYGAASGREAGIPPRSERDHEQESPEDRAFREEARAWLAAHAKPRRGESEFTRRYASADNSPAADAEHVRLCREWQRTLFEGGFAGINVPKEYGGRGGTAKQARIFAQEQARFDVNSGVFAVGLGMVVPTLLAHGTEEQKYRYIPALLRGDEVWCQLFSEPGAGSDLAGLRTRAVRDGDEFVVDGQKVWNSGAHHSDMGILLARTDVDVPKHRGITYFLVDMRTPGIDVRPLRQINGVAHFNEVFLSDVRIPVANVLGEVNGGWAVAQTTLANERNMIGGGTGGGAGVGFGDFKRLAQEYGVAGDPVIRQGLADAFIRFEVIRYLGARAQAAIRAGKMPGPESSVLKLSMSEHVARNGDLALAIQGAAGMLIGSDATQNGLWQQQFLGQWGIRIGGGTEQIQRNVIGERVLGLPAEARPDKTLPFRELLSS